The Planctellipticum variicoloris DNA window ATCGATCGACGCGAGGAGGGCATAGCGTCACTCCGGAGCAGACAACGGCAATCCGAGACCGAACTTGGAACGTGCGTCAATCATACCCGATTCGGCAATTCGCCGAAATCGCCTGCCAGGATTGTCATGGATGAAGCGGCAGGTTCCGGGGGGGAAACGGAAAAGGCGACAACCACGAATGGCGCGAATGGACGCGAATGAAGAGAGCGGATTTTGAACGGTGGATGTCGCCGAGTACGGAATCCGCGAAAACGTCGGGTGGCCGGCGTCGGAGTCATGCGACGACCCGGAAAGGGGTGAAACCGGCTCTACGGATCGGTGCGCTCCGGGCCATTGGCGTCGGGAGGTCGGCGGCGCTGCAGGAGATATCGCACTGCGGAGCTCAAACCTGCGAACCGGAACGAGGGGTCGATGTACTTTTCGATGACGTAGAACGCGAAATAGTAGGCGCGGGCGAAGCACCAGACCATCAGGGCCAGGAGGCACGCGACTTTGAGGGTCGGCTGTTCGAGCCAGACAATCAGGCCGGCGATCAGCCCGCCAACGACGAGCAGGCCGGCTTTGGCGTACATCCAGCGGGGGTCTTTGAGGTCGCGGGGCATTGGGGGACGTTGAGAGTTGAGAAAGAGACGGTGGTGATGGATGGGGCTCACTGCGAATTTGATTGGGGGGTGACGGAATCGAAGAACCACGCCCATCGCGGACTCTGGGCGTGCCACTCTCCAGATGCTGATCGATTTCTGACCTCCGTCCATCGCCGCCGTGAGGGGCATCCAGCTTAACCCATCTCAGAGTCGGCAGCCGGCCCGCGTGAGGCGGGTTGCAGGAATTGCCGGTTTGGCGTACAAGGCGGCGACGGGTGGGTTGGCTGGGGGAAAGTGTCGCGGGAAGGCGACAGCCCGGCCGGCCCAGGAATCAACGTAAGGCAAGGATGCTGAACCGGTTGCGTTCGTGGCTGAGTCCTGACATCGCTTTGGATCTCGGGACGGCCAATACGCTGATGGCGCTCCAGGGACGTGGAGTCGTCCTGGATGAACCGTCGGTCGTCGCCCTGCAGAAGGGGACCCGACGCGTTCTCGGTCGCGGTACGGCCGTCGGCAAGCTGGCCCGGCAGATGCTCGGGCGGACTCCCGATTCGATCACCGCGGTGAAGCCGATCCGGAACGGCGTGATCACCGATTTCGAGCTGTGCGAGGCGATGCTGCGGTACTTCCTGCAGAAGGCTTCGCATCAGACGCCTGGATTCCGGCCGCGAGTGGTTGTCGCGGTGCCGGGGAGTATTACGCCGGTCGAGAAACGGGCGGTGCTCAACAGTCTGGAACGGGCGGGGGCCGGCCGAGTGTATCTGATTGCGGAGTCGAAGGCGGCGGGGATTGGCGCCGGGCTGCCGCTGTCGGAACCGCTGGCCAGCCTGGTGTGCGACATCGGCGGCGGAACGACGGAGATTGCGGTGTTCAGTCTCGGGGAGAGCGTCGCAAGCCGGTCGCTGCGGACGGCGGGGGACGAGCTGGACGAGGCGCTGGTGGAGTATGTCCGGCAGCACTTTTCGCTGCGGATCGGCCCGCAGACGGCGGAGCAGATCAAGATCCGGATCGGGAGCGCCTATCCGCTGGACCAGGAGCAGACGACTGAAGTGCGCGGGCTGGACATCGTCAGCAGCGTGCCGCGGAAGGCGATCATCACTAGCGAAGAAGTCCGCGAGGCCCTAAAGGGTCCGCTGATGACGATGCTCGGGGGAATTAAATCGGTCGTGGAGCAGTGCGACCCGGAACTGGTGGCGGACCTGGCGGATACCGGGCTCGTGCTGTCGGGGGGCGTGGCGCTGCTCCGCGGACTGGACCTGTTTCTGCAGGAACAACTGGGGATTCCAGTGCGGGTGGCAGCCGATCCGCAGCGGTCAGTCGTGCGCGGGGCGGCGATCTGCGTGGAACATCTGGATCAGTGGAAGGCAAGCCTCGAAGCCGGGGCGGGGGATCTGTAACGGCGGGCCAAATGCGCTGGATGACTCGTCATGTTCCGCTGCTGGTCTGGCTGGCGCTGCTGGCACTGGGCCTGCGGTCCGCCCCGGCGGGGATGGCGGACGGGTGGCGCGGGTTGACGGCTGATGTTCTGCGGCCGGGTCTGGAAGGACTCCGCTGGACGCGGCAGGCGTGGCGCGAGCTCGCCGACCATCGCAACGCGGTCGCGGGAGAGGCGGCGGCCCGTGAGACCCGCGAGCTGAGAGAGCGTGTCGCCAGGCTGGAGGACGAACTGCAGTCGGCGGTTGCGCAGGCAGCCTTGCAGGCGGAAGCCGAACTCAGCAGCGATCCCGCGGGGCTGGCGGCGTATGTGCCGGAAGCGTCTGCGCGATTGCTCGTCCCGCAACTGCTGCAGGTCGGCGTGCTCGGGGAAGCGGCGGCGACCGAGTGGCGACGGGGACTATATCTGGCGGGGGGAAGCGTCCAGGGCCTGCGGGAGTCGTCGCTGGTGCTGACCGATCTCCGCCCTCTGATCGACTACGGCCGGGATGGCGGCGTCGCGGCGGAAGACCCGCTGCTGCTGGGGCGGCAGGTGATTGGCAAGGTGGCGCAGGCGGGGCGATGGTCGAGCAGCGTGCTGCTGCTGACGGACGCCGGCTATCGTGGCCGGGCGCAACTGGTCCGGGCGACATCGCAGGGACCGGTGTTTGCGGCGCCCGGCATTCTGCACGGAACCGGCGAACCGACCTGCAAGTTGGAGGGGATTCCTTCAACCGAATCGGTGCGGGTGGGGGACTTTGTCTATACCGCGGAACGGGACGGCGTGATCCCGGTGCCGCTGTATTACGGCAAAGTCGTCGAAGCCACGGCGTCTCCCGACGATCGCGAGTGGACGATCCGCGTCGAACCCGCACAGTTGCCCGGCGAACTGACCCGCGTTGCAGTCCTGCGGACCTTGCTCAATCCGGATCGGCCGCTGGCCAATTGAGATCACGATGCTGCGTCACCTGACATTCCTGCTCCTCACCTACGCCTGCCTGGTCGTGCAGACCGGCGCCGGCGATGCGCTGGCGTGGGGCGACTGGAAGACGCACCTGGTCGCGGCGCCGGTCGCGGCGAGCGTGCTGCTGTTTGAAGGGCCGGCGGCCATCCTCTGGGCGGCTGTCGTCGGCCTGTGGTGGGACGGTCTGTCGGGCGGGCCGCTCGGGGAAAGTCTCCTGCTGATGGCGGGAATTGCGAAGCTGCTGCAGGGGGCGCTCGGCGGACAGCCGGCGCGCTCCAGCGCTGCGATCGGGCTGCTGGTCGGCGCGTCGGCCTGGCTGCACGGGCTGGGCTGGCGCGTGCTGGAAGCGTGGCGAGATGCCCCGGCGATTTCGGCAGCGGAGATTCTGCGGCTCGCGTCGCAGCAGGCGCTCTGGACCGGACTGCTGACGGCGGCAGCGCTGTTCGGCTGGCGGTTTCTGGTCCGGGGGCTGGCACTCCGCGGACGCCCGCTGGCCCCGCTCGTCCAGAACAAATGGCGAATGCTCAACGACTGAATTCTCTCCATGCTCAACGGGTTGCCACAGTTTGAAGCGGAAGGGGCCAGCTCCCGCGGGGAGTGGAGCGCCGACGGGCAGCCACATCTGCGACTGGCGCTGCTGTATCTGCTGGGGCTCGTCCCGCTCGTCGCCATCAGCGCCCGGCTGGTCTGGCTGCAGGTGGTGATTCCGGACCAGTTCACGGCGGTCTTTCAGCAACTGCGCGAAGAGTACGAAGAGATCCCGAGCCGGGACGGACGGATCCTGGCGGCGGATGGCTCGATTCTTGCCGACGATGAAGTCCGCCAGGAGCTGCATATCCACTATCGCTGGCTGCAGGAACCGCCGGACGAACGCTGGTTGCGGCAGCAGGCGCTGGCTCGATTGAGCCGGATGGAACGGCGTGAGTCCGAACGCGTCGCCGCCGAGGAAGCCTGGATTCTCAGC harbors:
- a CDS encoding rod shape-determining protein, with product MRSWLSPDIALDLGTANTLMALQGRGVVLDEPSVVALQKGTRRVLGRGTAVGKLARQMLGRTPDSITAVKPIRNGVITDFELCEAMLRYFLQKASHQTPGFRPRVVVAVPGSITPVEKRAVLNSLERAGAGRVYLIAESKAAGIGAGLPLSEPLASLVCDIGGGTTEIAVFSLGESVASRSLRTAGDELDEALVEYVRQHFSLRIGPQTAEQIKIRIGSAYPLDQEQTTEVRGLDIVSSVPRKAIITSEEVREALKGPLMTMLGGIKSVVEQCDPELVADLADTGLVLSGGVALLRGLDLFLQEQLGIPVRVAADPQRSVVRGAAICVEHLDQWKASLEAGAGDL
- a CDS encoding rod shape-determining protein MreC, producing MTRHVPLLVWLALLALGLRSAPAGMADGWRGLTADVLRPGLEGLRWTRQAWRELADHRNAVAGEAAARETRELRERVARLEDELQSAVAQAALQAEAELSSDPAGLAAYVPEASARLLVPQLLQVGVLGEAAATEWRRGLYLAGGSVQGLRESSLVLTDLRPLIDYGRDGGVAAEDPLLLGRQVIGKVAQAGRWSSSVLLLTDAGYRGRAQLVRATSQGPVFAAPGILHGTGEPTCKLEGIPSTESVRVGDFVYTAERDGVIPVPLYYGKVVEATASPDDREWTIRVEPAQLPGELTRVAVLRTLLNPDRPLAN